The Amycolatopsis solani genome segment ATCTGGCTGTCGGTGAAGTTGAAGGACGCGACGACGATCGGCGCCCCGCCCTTGCCCGCCGCGGCGGGCTTGTCGTCCCCGCCGCCGCACGCTGTCAGGCCCAGAGCGGCCACCGCCACCAGCGCGGCCACTCGGATGTTCCGGGTCCAGCCCACGTCCCACTCTCCTTTGTCAAGATCGGACGGTCAGGACCCTAACCAGCACCACCGACAGAAACCACATCCTGGGATTCACCCGGCCAGGTGCTCACGCAGCGTCGAGCCCGCGTATTCGGTCCGGTACCGGCCCTTGGCCTGCAGGATCGGCACGACGTGGTCGACGAACGCGGTCAGCTCGTAGGGCAGCGTCGATCCCATGATGGTGAACCCGTCGACGGCCCCGGCGTCCTGCCAGGTGAGCACGTGGTCGGCGAGCTGCTCCGGCGTGCCGACGAAGTGGACCTGCCCCGCTCCCCCGGTGATCTTCGCCGCGATCTCGCGCAGCGGGGCCTCGGGTCGCTCCCGCGCCGCCGCCGCGAGCTGCTGCAGCCGCGACGACCCGCCCTCGGCCCGCAGCTCGGCGGGCAGCGGCGCGTCCGGGTCGAACGCGTCCGGGTCGAGGCCCGCGGTGTACAACGCGTTCTGCCAGCGGAACTCCGGGCTGGCCAGCTCTTCGAGCCGCTCCGCGCGGGCCTTCGCCTCGGCCTCGGTGCCGCCGAGGGTCACCATCAGGGCGGGCAGCACCCGCACCTTCGACGGGTCCCGGCCCGCCGCGACGACCTGGGCGTCCAGCTCGGCGCGGAACTTCACCGCCGCCTCCAGCGACGGCGGCCCGGAGAACACGAGCTCCGCGTACCGGGCCGCGAGCCCGATCCCGGCGGCCGACTGCCCCGCCTGGACGAGCACCGGCCGCCCCTGCGGCGACCGCGGGAACGGCAGGACGCCTTCGACGTCGTAGAACCGGCCGTGGAACCGCGGCGCGTGCAGCTTGGCGCGGTCGGCCCAGACGCCGTTCTCGCGGTCGCCGACGATCGCGTCGTCGTCCCAGCTGTCCCACGCCCGGGTGACGACGTCGACGAACTCGTGCGCGCGCTCGTACCGGTCGGCGTGGTCGGGGTGGGCCTTCTCGCCGAAGTTCGCCGCGGCCAGCGAGGTGATGGTGGTGACGATGTTCCAGCCCGCGCGCCCGCCGCTGAGGTGGTCCAGCGTGGCGAACCGCCGGGCGAGCTCCCACGGCTTGTTGTAGGTCGTCGAACCGGTGCCGATCAGGCCGATCTTCTCGGTGACCGCGGCCAGCGCGGAGAGCACGGCGATCGGGTCGAACTGCGTCTGCGGCAGGTGGGTGACGCGGTATTCGGCGATGGCGATGTTGTCGGCCAGGAAGATCGAGTCCATCAGGCCGCGCTCGGCCGTCCGCGCGATATCGGCGTAGTACGGCAGCCCGAGCACCCCGCGGACGTCGTCGCCGACCACGCGCCACGCGGATTCGTGGTAGCCGTTCGGCCAGATGAACGCGTTGAAGTGCAGGGAATTCACAGCGCGGCTCCTTCGATGGTGCGTGCCGCGTCGGCGGCGGTGCGCCCGTGGACGGCCGGGCGACCGCCGTACGGGTCCTGGTCGGTCCACAGTGTCGTCGGCGCCGCGGCGCGCACCACGGGCACGACCTCGGCGGCGAACCGTTCGAGCATGGCGAGCTGCTGCTCGTGCGGGATCATCGTGGGCAGGCTGAAGGACTGCAAGTCGTGGCCGTAGGCCTCGTGCCACCACAGGATCTTCTCGGTGATCTGCCGCGGGCTGCCCACCAGCACGGGGCCGCGCGCGATCGCGTCGTCGATGGTCGGGAACTCCATCGCGTTGCCCGGCGTGTGGTTGCCGGGCTGGTTGAAGTATTCGACAATCCGCTCGTAGGTGGGGCCGAACGCCTCACGTGCCTCCTGCGTGGTGTCGGCCAGGTACAGGAACCCGGCCCCCGCCCCGACGTAGGCGAAGCGCGGGTCGTGGCCGTGCTCGGCGTAGTGCTTGCGGTAGTGCTCGATCAGCACGGTGTAGTTGTCGCGCGGCTGGATCGCGTTGGCCGAGAAGAGCGGGTCGCCCCACTGGGCCGCCAGCTCGGCCGACGTCACCGTCGTCGCCGACCCGTGCCAGACGCGGGGCGCGCCGGCGAACGGGCGCGGCAGGCTGGTGACCTCCTGCAGCGGACCGCGGAAGCGGCCGGTCCACGTGACGTCCTCCTCGCGCCAGAGCCGCCGCAGCAGCTCGTACTTCTCCGCGAGCGCGTCCCACTGGTCGCCGTTGCCGATGCCGAACATCGGCAGCTGGCGCAGCTCGTTGCCCTTGCCGATCACCAGCTCCAGCCGGCCGCGGGACAGCTGGTCGACGGTGGCGTAGTCCTCCGCCACGCGCAGCGGGTCGTGGACCGACAGCACCGAGACGCCGGTCTGGATCCGGACGCGGCTCGTCGTCGCGGCGATCGCCCCGAGCAGCACGGTGACGCCGCTGCTCAGGAAGTGCCCGGCGTGGCGTTCGCCGAGCGCGACGGCGTCGAAACCGAACTCCTCGGCGTAGCGCGCCGAGGTGAGCGCCTGCGCGAAGCGCTCGTCGGTGCGGATCCGGCGACCGGTCACCGGGTTCGTCAGGTGGGGCAGGATGTCCAGGACCTGGAATCTCATCGCGGGTTCCTCGCTCGCGCCGGGGGTACGCGGTCATCGTGCAGAAACCGGTCCATCCCGCGGCGGCCGTTCCACCCTTCGGACGGCTCAGGCGCGCCGGAGCCCATTGACCAGGACCCGCACGAGCCGGCGTGGGTCGTAGGCGGTGCCCGCGCCGGCGCACAGGCTGCCGACGCCGCGCATCAGCTCGTACGGGTCCTGGCCCGGCTCGATCTCGCCGGCCGCGGCGGCCGCTTCCAGCAGGTCGGTGCACACCGGGCCGAGGCGCTCGAGGAAGTAGGCGTGCAGCGGGTCGTAGCACGCTTCGTCGGACTGCAGCACCGACGCGAGCCCCTGCTTGGTGATGACGAAGTCGACGAACCGGTCGATCCACGCCACGAGCGCGCGGTGCGGCCCCGGTTCGCTCGCGAGCAGCGCCGGCCCGGCTTCGGCCAGCGACTCGACCTGCAGCCGGTACACCGCGAGGATCAGGTCCGCGCGGGTCGGGTAGTGGCGGTAGATGGTCGCCGTACCCACCCCGGCCCGGGCGGCGATCTCCCGGATCGGGGCTTCGACGCCGGAGGTCACGAACACCGCCGCCGCGGCCTCCAGGACGTTCTCGGCGTTGCGCCGCGCGTCGGCACGCTTCACGCCCGCAGGCTACCGGCCCGCACCCCGACGTCCAGCAGCAGCGCGGCGAGCGCCGCCGGTTCGGTGATCATGCAGTCGTGGCCGGTGGCCAGCTCCCGCACGTCGGCGGGCTCGCCGTTCGGCTGCACGGCGGGCACCGGGCGCCGGTCGAACCCGCCGGGCTTGACGGTGCAGTGGATGTGCGTACGCGGGATCGCGGCCAGCGCCGGGTTGTCCATGGCCACCGGTTCCTCCAGGCACCGCAGGGACTGATCGCCCAGCATGGTCCGCACCCAGGCGACGTCCCCGGGATCGGTCACCCCGAACAGGCCGAAGGGCGCGGGCAGCTCGGGCAGCGGCGGCACGCGCCAGCCGGTCCCGAGCATGGTCCGGCTGATCGGCATGACGTCGAGCGCGTTCTCCCCGTCGGTGGGCACCATCGCGTCGAGGTAGACGAGCCGCGCGACGCGCTCGGGCACCTGGTTGGCCACCGCGGAGATCACCATGCCGGCGTAGCTGTGCCCGACGAGGACGACGTCGTGCAGGTTTTCTTCGACCAGCAGCCGCACGACGTCGGCGGTGTGCGTGCCGAGCCCGACGTCCGGGCCGAGCAGGTGCGCGGTCTCGCCGTAGCCGGTCAGCGTCGGGGTGAAGACCCGGCGCCCGCTCGCGGCCAGGTGGGGCACGACCCGCGCCCAGGCCTGCCCGGTGTGCCAAGCGCCGTGGACCAGCACGTACGTCGTCGTCATGAGAG includes the following:
- a CDS encoding LLM class flavin-dependent oxidoreductase, which translates into the protein MNSLHFNAFIWPNGYHESAWRVVGDDVRGVLGLPYYADIARTAERGLMDSIFLADNIAIAEYRVTHLPQTQFDPIAVLSALAAVTEKIGLIGTGSTTYNKPWELARRFATLDHLSGGRAGWNIVTTITSLAAANFGEKAHPDHADRYERAHEFVDVVTRAWDSWDDDAIVGDRENGVWADRAKLHAPRFHGRFYDVEGVLPFPRSPQGRPVLVQAGQSAAGIGLAARYAELVFSGPPSLEAAVKFRAELDAQVVAAGRDPSKVRVLPALMVTLGGTEAEAKARAERLEELASPEFRWQNALYTAGLDPDAFDPDAPLPAELRAEGGSSRLQQLAAAARERPEAPLREIAAKITGGAGQVHFVGTPEQLADHVLTWQDAGAVDGFTIMGSTLPYELTAFVDHVVPILQAKGRYRTEYAGSTLREHLAG
- a CDS encoding LLM class flavin-dependent oxidoreductase, whose translation is MRFQVLDILPHLTNPVTGRRIRTDERFAQALTSARYAEEFGFDAVALGERHAGHFLSSGVTVLLGAIAATTSRVRIQTGVSVLSVHDPLRVAEDYATVDQLSRGRLELVIGKGNELRQLPMFGIGNGDQWDALAEKYELLRRLWREEDVTWTGRFRGPLQEVTSLPRPFAGAPRVWHGSATTVTSAELAAQWGDPLFSANAIQPRDNYTVLIEHYRKHYAEHGHDPRFAYVGAGAGFLYLADTTQEAREAFGPTYERIVEYFNQPGNHTPGNAMEFPTIDDAIARGPVLVGSPRQITEKILWWHEAYGHDLQSFSLPTMIPHEQQLAMLERFAAEVVPVVRAAAPTTLWTDQDPYGGRPAVHGRTAADAARTIEGAAL
- a CDS encoding TetR/AcrR family transcriptional regulator, which gives rise to MKRADARRNAENVLEAAAAVFVTSGVEAPIREIAARAGVGTATIYRHYPTRADLILAVYRLQVESLAEAGPALLASEPGPHRALVAWIDRFVDFVITKQGLASVLQSDEACYDPLHAYFLERLGPVCTDLLEAAAAAGEIEPGQDPYELMRGVGSLCAGAGTAYDPRRLVRVLVNGLRRA
- a CDS encoding alpha/beta fold hydrolase, translated to MTTTYVLVHGAWHTGQAWARVVPHLAASGRRVFTPTLTGYGETAHLLGPDVGLGTHTADVVRLLVEENLHDVVLVGHSYAGMVISAVANQVPERVARLVYLDAMVPTDGENALDVMPISRTMLGTGWRVPPLPELPAPFGLFGVTDPGDVAWVRTMLGDQSLRCLEEPVAMDNPALAAIPRTHIHCTVKPGGFDRRPVPAVQPNGEPADVRELATGHDCMITEPAALAALLLDVGVRAGSLRA